CCTAATGTTATGGGAGGGGAAGGAGCATATCTTTGGGGTGTCGCTCGGCCATTACGTGATTCCACAGGGCAAATTTATGGCGGAATAGAATGCTTGCGTAATGTTACAGATCGTCGAAAGGTTGCAAAAGAACTAACCAGAGCCAAGCTTGCCGCAGAAGCTGCAACTAGGGCTAAATCAGAGTTTTTGGCAAACATGAGCCATGAAATTAGAACTCCGATGAATAGTATTCTCGGGCTTGGGCATCTTGTATTAAATTCTACGCTTGATATTTCTCAGAGAGAATCGCTGGAAAAAATGATGTCGTCGGCTGATTCGTTACTTTCTATTATTGAAGAGATTCTTGATTTCTCTAAAATTGAAGCATGTAAGCTGGAGCTTGAAAGAACCGAGTTTGAACTTGATGGTGTCCTTGATAAGTTATGTAATCTTGTTGCAATTAAAGCTGAAGAAAAGGGACTTGATTTTGTGTTGTCAGTTGCTCCTGATGTTCCACATCGTGTAATAGGTGACCCTCTTCGTTTGGAACAAATCCTTACTAATCTTACAAATAATGCAATAAAATTTACCCAAAAAGGGGAAGTTGCTCTTTTTATTTCCTGCAAAGGAACCCCTCATAGTCCCAAAGACAGTTGTATCAGATTTACTGTTAAAGATAGCGGAATCGGCCTAAGTGCAGAAGAACAGTCCGAGCTATTCAAGGCTTTCAATCAGGCCGATGCATCAACTACACGTAAATTCGGTGGGACAGGATTAGGGCTGGCTATCTCAAAGAGTCTTGTTAATTTAATGGGCGGTGATATAACTGTTAAGAGTCAATCAGGAGTAGGAAGCTCTTTTGAATTTGATGTTGATTTTGCAAATATTGTAGATTCTCCTCGTTTAATTTTACCGGATTCTGTTCACCAAATGAAAGTTTTGGTAATTGATAAGAATGAAAATTCGAGACAATTTATAGGTGACTGGCTTGAAGCACTATCTCTTGATACCTACTTAACGGCTTCTGCTGGTTCAGAGAGCGATCTATCGCAATTGTGCTTTAGTGGCGAGAATACAATAGATTTAATTTATATGGGGTATGATAGTGGGGATGAGGATGGCTTTAAAATTGTTAATTTCATCCGGTCTAATCCTGATTTAATTGATATCCCGATTGTAATGATGCTCCCGTTTGGAGCTGACGAAAATATTCGGAATCAGGCTTCACTTAGAGGAGTAGATAGATTTATATCAAAGCCTGCTACAAGAGTTTCTTTGTATCAGTCAGTAGTAGATATTTTTAAACTTGAGCCGATTATAGAAAAGCATGGATTGGTTTCCGGTAGTAAACAACTCGTCGGTTTTGGTGATCGTGAAATTAAGGTTCTTTTGGTTGAAGATAACCAGCTCAATCAGCATGTTGCAACCAAGATGCTCGAGAGTTTCGGTTTAAGCGTGACTGTTGCTGAAAACGGTAGACAGGCTCTTGATTTATTATGGTCGGCTCCATTTGATCTTATTTTAATGGATATTCAGATGCCAGAGATGGACGGGTTGACTGCAGCAAGGATAATCCGTTCTGATGAAAACTATAAGGATCTGCCTATCCTGGCAATGACTGCTCATGCTATGCAGGGCGATCTAGAAAAAAGTTTAGCTGCCGGAATGAATGATCACATAACTAAACCTATCAGACCATCAACTCTTTTAGTTATTTTAAAGAAATATATTAAATCAAAGTCGTTCAGCTATATACCGATCAGTCGTAACGCAGAGCAGGATGGGGTCGTAATTCCAGAGCTAGCCGGGATTGATACTGCAAAAGGGTTAAGTAATATCGGTGGTAACAAGAAAGGTTATCTACGTGTTTTGAAGGGATTTAAGCATGATTACGGGGGATTTGCAGATCAGTTTAAAATACTGATAGATAAATTAGAACTAGAAAAAGCTGCAATGAATATTCACTCTTTAAAAGGCGTAAGCGGAAATCTCGGGGCGAAGCTTCTTTACGATTTATGTCGGAGCATTGAAGATATAATTAATGATTATGATGAAGAACGAATGAATGGTGCTGTAAATAGACTCATATCAGAATTAAAGATAATAACTGATGCGTTAAATGGATTACCTGATGCTGGTGTAAATGAAAATAGTGTATATACTGAAGATAAAGAAAAAAGTTTTGAGCTTATGAATAAATTATACAAACTTCTTAAAGATGGAGATGCTGACTCCTATGATGTTCTTGAAAAATTAATTTCATTTATTGACCCTGATAGGTTTGAGGGGCAACTTCAAACCCTAACGCAGCATATTGATAATTTAGATTTTGATAGATGTTGCTTGGTTTTAGAGAAAATAGCAGATGAGCTTGGTATCACTCTTAGTGGAGGGGCATTTAATGAATGAGAAACCTAAAATTTTAATTGTTGATGATGATCGTCTGAACCTTAACGTTCTTGCCGATTTACTTAGGATGGATTATAAAGTTATTCTGGCAAAGAATGCTAATCAGGCTTTAGATCGTATTAATGCCGAGTTTCCTCCAGATCTTGTTTTGCTTGATGTTGTTATGCCTGAAATGGATGGGTATACTTTGCTGCACAAAATTAAAGAACAGGAATCCTCTAGAAATATTCCGGTGATTTTTATAACAGCACTTGATTCAAAGCAGAACGAAGCTCGCGGCTTGGAGATGGGGGCGGTTGATTACATTCGGAAGCCTTTTCACCCTTCAATAGTTAAGGCCAGAGTTAAAAACCATCTCACAATTGTTAGGCAGCGGAAACTGCTTGAGGGCTTGGCAAATCTTGACGGGCTTACGGAAATGCCGAATCGCCGAAGTTTTGAAATAGCTGTTGAAAAAGAATGGCGAAGATGTTTGCGGTCAGGGGGGATAATATCCCTTGCCATATTGGATGTGGATTGCTTTAAACAGTTTAACGATAACTATGGCCATACCGCAGGTGACGATGCTCTCAAAAAAGTTGCCAGCGTACTTGATCGTGAAATTTTGCGTCCGGCTGACCTGGCAGCTAGGTTCGGCGGAGAGGAATTTGTTATCTTATTACCCGAGACTGATGCTGAAGGAGCTAAGTTCAAGGTAGAAATGGTGCGCTCAAAGGTTGAGGCCTTACAGGTTGTCCATGGCTTCTCCTCGGCCGGGCAGTTTCTTACAGTTAGTATCGGCGGGGTTACGGTTTTCCCGTCCATGTCTTCGAAACCTCTGGATATGACTGTCGGGGCCGACTCTATGCTTTACGAAGCTAAACGCCGTGGCAGGAATATGATTTTATGGACTGATCTCACCTGATTCATCAGAGCTGTTTGCAGGGAACCAAATTTCAAAAGAAGTGCCTTCTCCTATGGCACTTTTGCATTCAATACGTCCTTTTAAAGCTCTGGTGACGATGTTGTAAACAAGATGCATTCCTAATCCTGTGCTGCCTTCGCTCCGCTTGGTAGTAAAGAATGGATCAAATATTTTGAGCAGTTGTTCCTCGTCCATGCCTATTCCGTTATCTGAATAATTGAATAGAATTCCGTTACCGTTTTTCTCCGCTTTAATAACTATCAGTCCATGGTCGTTATCTGGGAACGCATGCGTGATAGAATTTATTATAAGGTTTGAAAGGACTAACATAAGCGACCCTGGTGAGGTTGTAATGTCAAGATTCTTAGGACATTTTATTTCCAAAATATGACTGTGGTCGTTCAGTTTTGGTTTTAGAGATATAAGTATCCCTTGAATATAATCGTAAAGATTAATAGTTCGAAGATCATCTGACGACTGGTCTACAGCTAATTGCTTGAAATCACTTATTAACTTTGCAGCCCTGTCAAGGTTTTTTACAATGTTTACAAGCGCAACTGAGCTGGTTGCAATATATTTTTCAAGATCTGACTTTTTTAGAGAATTATCTGAAAATTGTGACTGTAGATTGTCGGTGATTTCTTTTAAGTAGGATGTTCCGGTAACTCCTATCCCGAGTGGTGTGTTTACCTCATGCGCGATGCCTGCGACCAGCTCTCCAAGTGATGCCATTTTTTCTGTTTCAACAAGTTTGTTCTGGGTTTGGCGTAGCTCATCCATTGATTTCATCAAGGCTGTATTTGCATTCTCAAGTTCAACAGTACGCATAGAAACTCTGTCAGTCAGTTCTCTATTTATATGTTGGAGAGAGTTCTCTGCTTCTTTAATGCGAGTTATATCCATTGAAATAGTAAGAATTGCCTGCATGTTTGTTGCCGCAGAAGTATAGGGTACTTTTGTTGTTTCAAACCAGTGAATATTTCTTTCCGTATCAATATAACTTTCTTCGAGTGAAAGCTTTTCATTTAGGCCTATAACTCTCCTGTTATCATCCTGTATCCGTGAAACTTCGTCATGATTGTTGATAATGTCATTCAGGAATTTTCCGGTAATAAAATCAGCGGAATTATGAAGTTTCTCGGCTTTGTTTTTGTTAACAAGGAGGAATTTCCCATCTATGTCGTTTGCAAAAATTTCTTGAGGAAGAAGGTCTATAATCTGTCTAAGTCTTCCTTCGCTTTCGAGAGCTTTTTTAACTGCATTTTTGTTTTCTGTAATATTTTGACCCTGCAGTAGAATAAAAATAGCTTTTTCACTTGGGCCCATTTTTACAGGTGAAAATGTCCACGTAAAAAAAAGTTTTTCTGCTTCTGGCTTTGTAATTAGAGGAACTTCTAGTGAAGGCGCGGTCTGTCCAGATGCTGCCACGGCCAAGTTTTCTTCAATATCTGGTAAGTATTGATCGGGGAAAAGCTCTCTCAGGTCATTGTTGTTTAGTTGTTTATGACTCATTCCAACCAAACTTTTAGCGGCTGGATTCATATCAATAATTTTACCGTACGGGTCACAGTTAATTATTGGAGCTTTGGCAGATGAGAAAAGATTTGAGATATATGTGCTTTTTTCATTAATATTATTAACCATTGCTTCAAGGGTGTCTCCTAACTGGTTAAACTCTCGTACTTTCCCTCTTATAAATGAGGCCTCTCTGGTTCCGTTTGCAACTAAATATGCATAGTCTGTAAGTTTCTTTAGTGCAGTAAGAATTCTTTTTTGCATTATCCATGTTGCTGCAACAGATAAAGCTATAGCTAGGGAAAGCATTACCCCGAAGCTTTTCAGAAAAATTTGTTTAATGGACTGAAACGTCGGGTTGATTCGTGAAAAACTGAAAAGTAAAGGTGTTTCTGCTTGATTAGGCAAGAGCTGAATTGTAGAGAATATAGTGTCATTTTTTATTACATAATTGTTGGGAAAAGATTTCTCTGCCCAATTCACCAGTCTGTTGACAGTAAGGATGGAAGGGGTGTTTGTACCGATTAATAGTTTCTTTTGACTTATAAGGACTGCGTCCTCCGCAGCAGCTGCCGTTTTTAAATTTTCTAAGAAAGAAGTATTAGAGTTTAAGTCAATCCCACCGTAAAGAATTCCGTTAATTTTTCCGGTCTGATCATTAATGATAGGTACAGCGCAAATAAGTATCGATCTAACACCGGTTGTTGTGTTGAAAGAAAAATGTTTCCACTTAGGCAATTTTGAAAGGTTGTGATTATCTTTTTCTGTGAAATGAATGTCAGGAGCTTCAATAATCCCTGCATCAATCCAGCGTTTTCCATCTTTGAAAATTTCTAAGATGTCCAGAATATAGCCATGTCTTGAGCTTATTAAATTGTACAAGCTCTGTTCAATAAAGTCTGAGTCTCCGTTAATGATAGCTTTTTTAAACGCAAGTGACACTGATAATTCGATTAAATCGGTTTTTATGTCTCCAAGTGTGTTGTTTAAAGATAGTTTTACAATGCTCCTTGTTTTTTCAATATCACGAGTCAGTTCATTTTCAATTGTTGCTTGAGACAGGTAGAATGACCATGAAAATATAATTCCTCCCATAAAAAGAAGGAACCCCATCATGGGGATTATTATGTGAAAGGTCAGCCCTAACTGCGACGGGATACGAAATCTTGCTAGATTTATCATCTATAAATCCTCAGTAAGTCCTGAGTCGTAGAATCTTTTACTGCAATAATATGAGTGGTACAGCCTAGTAAGAATATTATCTGTACAATGAAAGGCCATATTTTGCGAGAATAAGCTCATTAAATCTCCTGAGTGCTTAGGATAGATTACAGCTTATCACATAGAGAAGGCAGTTAAAAGGAGTTGTAAGAAGAAAGGTGGAGCAAAAAAAATAAAACCTGCGGCGGTCCTCTGGTGACAGCCACAGGTTTTTCATATCTTGGAGATTATGAGGCAGGGCATAGTTTGTTCTGACGGTTAATAATTGAAACCCCTAAGTATACAATAGGGGTATCTAATAGGGCGATTACAGTTTTTGCCAGCCACTGTCCCAGAATAATATCCGTAATGGGTAGAATCCCATAAAATGCTATTGATACAAAAATGGTGGAGTCTATCAGCTGAGAAGTTATAGTTGAAAGGTTATTTCTCAGCCACAAGTGCTTTCCATCTGTTTTTTCTCGGATTAGATGGAACAGCCATACATCATGAGTCTGGCTCACAGTGTACGCAATCAGAGAAGCCAGTACTATTCTCGGTGTGTTTGAAAGTACACTTGCAAAACTTTCCTGACCAGTCCAGAAAGGTGCCGGAGTCCAGTGCAACGCAGCCCACGAAAGACAGATAGCTGCTACGAGAGCTATGAACCCACAATGAATCACTTCATTTGCTCTTTCTTTTCCCCATACTTCGCTGATAATATCAGAAGATATGAATGTAAGAGAGTAGGCAATAACTCCGGCCGGGGCGTAAAATCCAAAGATATTGATTATCTTGGTAGCTACTACCGCAGCAATGACCAGTGAACTGATAAAAAGGCACGTAAGAAGAGTGAACGCTTTGCGTTCAAAAGTTGAGGAGAGCATTAAATTCCCTTGTGTTGAGGATTTTTGTCATAAAGCAGAGTCCGCCCGATGCGAGCAAAAGGGAGAAAGTCCCGTATCTCGACAGGTCTGCTTCGGGGCCTGAAATTTCGTTTGGAAAGAATGGTTGCCAGTATTGCAACAAAAAGTCAAAATAGAAAAATGCTCTGCTTTGTGGTCTTAGGGTGTTTAGATGCAGTTTTCTTTTAAGTCATAAGCTGTTATCTGCTCACGGTCTTCAGTGTTAAAAAATAATAGAAACAGCTTTTAGCAAAGCGAATATAATACTACGGAGAATTATTGTGAAAGCTACAAAAAGTCAGGATAAAACAGGGGCGTTGAAAACTCTCGGACAGGGTGGAACAACCAAGTACAACTATGATTCTCCAAGCCCTGAAATCTTAGAAGTTTTTCCAAATAATTTCCCGGGAAGGCCTTATATTGTAAGTATAGAATTTCCTGAATACACATCGCTTTGTCCGGTTACCGGACAGCCGGATTTTGCAAATATCATTGTGGAATATATCCCTGATGAAGTTTGTGTTGAGTCTAAAAGTTTTAAACTTTATATGGGGTCTTACCGTAATCATCAGTCTTTCATGGAGACAATCACCAATAATATCTTGGATGATTTTGTCAGCCGTCTTTCCCCCTTGTGGATGAGAGTTAAAGGAATATTCTCTCCGCGCGGCGGTACAGGGCTTCATGTCTTTGCAGAATATTTCAAAGAGGACAGCACTCAGTTTGTGAAAATATGTGATGTTGTGCACGAATGGAAAATAGAATCAGGAAGGCACCGTTCATAATTATTCAAAGCGGTAATTCCGATTTAACGATTAACACGGTTGACAAAATCGGAATTAGTTCTTATTTTGCCAAATACGAAACTAAGGTGGTCTAAGCGTGAATGAATATATTGAAGCAAAGGCGAAAGTTTTTAAAGCTCTGGGCCATCCTAGCAGGCTTGTGATTGTTGAGGCCCTTTGTTCCGGTGAACTGTGCGTTTGCGACATAGTTCCGCTTGTAGGGCGAGATATTTCAACTGTTTCTAAGCACTTATCATTATTGAAAGAGGCTGGTGTTCTTAAAGATAGTAAACGCGGAACAAGTGTTTATTATAGTCTTATGATGGACTGTGTGCCCGGTTTTCTGAATTGTCTGAGCGAATTTCTTGGTAAAAGGCTTGAAAAGCAGGTTAGAGATTACGCTTCCAGTTCGCTTAAGAAGTTATAGGGGTATCTCTTGCTGACATGATAAAGTAGCTCAATTTTTTTAAGTTTAAATTTTCGTATTTGGCAAAGTAAACAATGTAGGAGCTTGTATGGAAGAGTTAAATATCAAACCATGCGCCTGTTCATCCGGCAAAAAGCTGGAAGAAATAGGTCGTGTTGAGAAAGTTGATAAAGTTGAAAAAAAAGAGCCTGTTTTCTTTTCAGGTAAAACACTGTGGGCCTCTTTAGTTGTTGCTGTCGCCATCTGGTTTGTTCTTTATTCGCAGTTGTTGCCTTTTTCTAAATATCTATCGTTTAAACTTTTTGGTTTGACCCCCGGAAGCCATTTGGGAGAAACTGTACAATTCTTTGTATATGATACTCCAAAGGTACTGATGTTACTTGGACTTGTAGTCTTCGGTATTGGGATTATCCGGTCTTATGTTACTGTTGAGTGGACTCGTAAGATGCTTGCCGGACGCAGAGAATCCGTAGGTAATGTTATGGCTGCTTTATTGGGGGTCGTCACTCCTTTTTGTTCATGCTCGGCTGTTCCATTGTTCATAGGATTTGTTGCAGGCGGGGTTCCGCTTGGAGTTACTTTTTCATTTCTTATTTCAGCTCCTATGGTTAACGAAGTCGCATTGGTCCTTCTTTACGGACTTATGGGATGGAAGATTGCTACTTTATACTTCGTAACTGGAATTACCATTGCGATTGTTGCCGGATGGGTCATCGGAAGGCTGGGCATGGAAAAACATGTTGAAAGCTGGGTAAAACTGGCCACAGCTGATCAGGGTGGAGCTTCGAGAACGCTGTCGATTGAAGATCGTGTTAAATTCGGTCTGGATTCGGTTAAGGAAATTGTCGGTAAGGTCTGGATGTATATGGTGCTCGGGATTGCTGCCGGAGCAGCTATCCACGGCTATGTTCCGGAAGGAATGATGGTTTCAATCATGGGCAAGAGCGCATGGTGGGCAGTTCCTGTTTCTGTATTGATGGGGGTCCCCATGTATACAAATGCCGCAGGTGTTATTCCTATTGTTGATGCTCTTCTTGGTAAAGGGGCG
This sequence is a window from Desulfovibrio sp. UCD-KL4C. Protein-coding genes within it:
- a CDS encoding PAS domain S-box protein yields the protein MNAEQNLRLAEVGSSFSNNKSSQSNGDQTAIRYKTDSALELSVLSEVVILLFFVILVIFFWNRKLFKLNQILNVEVAQRRKMEIVQNSLYRIALAVTEVSGMEEFYSIVQKSIADFMSARNFYIALYDYEKDELSFPYFAVNAEATPKPRKLGKGFTDYVIRTGSPMLADRSRQDELISSGKVERLGRASVVWIGIPLSHEARTFGVLSVQSFDKDDILSEEDLDLLMFISPYIGIAFDRLQLHELGRSKGVELQESEERFRTLFEESSDAVVLINDDTIVQCNRAAHELLHMSSSSELIGLKVEDIFPEYRADKFPSIGKALAFDRKVRVKTRSGFESNLQRADGKVFPVEVLLTPISYKGQNLFHCVWRDITERKQAEAALIEREVKYRALFDYANDAIVLMDLKGNYVSANPEAISMFGCHSEDEFRSCSPADFMPDIQPNGVSSVISFAKNIQAAIDLGSLEYEGVGKRLNGDKFYLNIRARPLVVNGETLLLGNLRDITERKTNREQIERSVSLLTATIESSADGILAVDGYGLVVAWNSRLADMWNLSGAVLDEGVATDIFDLILDQVEGKGILNDNLWSFSFESDLKHVDELNLKDGRIIERYSNPQRIGSEVVGRVWSFRDVTGRRRGEKELAESSRRLYDIIEYLPDPTMVVDVCGVVVAWNKTMEEVTGVLKQDMLGKGDYEYSIPFYGERKPTLLSRAISDGKASPEDLYQSVHREGDMLFGEFYAPNVMGGEGAYLWGVARPLRDSTGQIYGGIECLRNVTDRRKVAKELTRAKLAAEAATRAKSEFLANMSHEIRTPMNSILGLGHLVLNSTLDISQRESLEKMMSSADSLLSIIEEILDFSKIEACKLELERTEFELDGVLDKLCNLVAIKAEEKGLDFVLSVAPDVPHRVIGDPLRLEQILTNLTNNAIKFTQKGEVALFISCKGTPHSPKDSCIRFTVKDSGIGLSAEEQSELFKAFNQADASTTRKFGGTGLGLAISKSLVNLMGGDITVKSQSGVGSSFEFDVDFANIVDSPRLILPDSVHQMKVLVIDKNENSRQFIGDWLEALSLDTYLTASAGSESDLSQLCFSGENTIDLIYMGYDSGDEDGFKIVNFIRSNPDLIDIPIVMMLPFGADENIRNQASLRGVDRFISKPATRVSLYQSVVDIFKLEPIIEKHGLVSGSKQLVGFGDREIKVLLVEDNQLNQHVATKMLESFGLSVTVAENGRQALDLLWSAPFDLILMDIQMPEMDGLTAARIIRSDENYKDLPILAMTAHAMQGDLEKSLAAGMNDHITKPIRPSTLLVILKKYIKSKSFSYIPISRNAEQDGVVIPELAGIDTAKGLSNIGGNKKGYLRVLKGFKHDYGGFADQFKILIDKLELEKAAMNIHSLKGVSGNLGAKLLYDLCRSIEDIINDYDEERMNGAVNRLISELKIITDALNGLPDAGVNENSVYTEDKEKSFELMNKLYKLLKDGDADSYDVLEKLISFIDPDRFEGQLQTLTQHIDNLDFDRCCLVLEKIADELGITLSGGAFNE
- a CDS encoding diguanylate cyclase — protein: MNEKPKILIVDDDRLNLNVLADLLRMDYKVILAKNANQALDRINAEFPPDLVLLDVVMPEMDGYTLLHKIKEQESSRNIPVIFITALDSKQNEARGLEMGAVDYIRKPFHPSIVKARVKNHLTIVRQRKLLEGLANLDGLTEMPNRRSFEIAVEKEWRRCLRSGGIISLAILDVDCFKQFNDNYGHTAGDDALKKVASVLDREILRPADLAARFGGEEFVILLPETDAEGAKFKVEMVRSKVEALQVVHGFSSAGQFLTVSIGGVTVFPSMSSKPLDMTVGADSMLYEAKRRGRNMILWTDLT
- a CDS encoding ATP-binding protein — encoded protein: MINLARFRIPSQLGLTFHIIIPMMGFLLFMGGIIFSWSFYLSQATIENELTRDIEKTRSIVKLSLNNTLGDIKTDLIELSVSLAFKKAIINGDSDFIEQSLYNLISSRHGYILDILEIFKDGKRWIDAGIIEAPDIHFTEKDNHNLSKLPKWKHFSFNTTTGVRSILICAVPIINDQTGKINGILYGGIDLNSNTSFLENLKTAAAAEDAVLISQKKLLIGTNTPSILTVNRLVNWAEKSFPNNYVIKNDTIFSTIQLLPNQAETPLLFSFSRINPTFQSIKQIFLKSFGVMLSLAIALSVAATWIMQKRILTALKKLTDYAYLVANGTREASFIRGKVREFNQLGDTLEAMVNNINEKSTYISNLFSSAKAPIINCDPYGKIIDMNPAAKSLVGMSHKQLNNNDLRELFPDQYLPDIEENLAVAASGQTAPSLEVPLITKPEAEKLFFTWTFSPVKMGPSEKAIFILLQGQNITENKNAVKKALESEGRLRQIIDLLPQEIFANDIDGKFLLVNKNKAEKLHNSADFITGKFLNDIINNHDEVSRIQDDNRRVIGLNEKLSLEESYIDTERNIHWFETTKVPYTSAATNMQAILTISMDITRIKEAENSLQHINRELTDRVSMRTVELENANTALMKSMDELRQTQNKLVETEKMASLGELVAGIAHEVNTPLGIGVTGTSYLKEITDNLQSQFSDNSLKKSDLEKYIATSSVALVNIVKNLDRAAKLISDFKQLAVDQSSDDLRTINLYDYIQGILISLKPKLNDHSHILEIKCPKNLDITTSPGSLMLVLSNLIINSITHAFPDNDHGLIVIKAEKNGNGILFNYSDNGIGMDEEQLLKIFDPFFTTKRSEGSTGLGMHLVYNIVTRALKGRIECKSAIGEGTSFEIWFPANSSDESGEISP
- a CDS encoding queuosine precursor transporter yields the protein MLSSTFERKAFTLLTCLFISSLVIAAVVATKIINIFGFYAPAGVIAYSLTFISSDIISEVWGKERANEVIHCGFIALVAAICLSWAALHWTPAPFWTGQESFASVLSNTPRIVLASLIAYTVSQTHDVWLFHLIREKTDGKHLWLRNNLSTITSQLIDSTIFVSIAFYGILPITDIILGQWLAKTVIALLDTPIVYLGVSIINRQNKLCPAS
- the queF gene encoding preQ(1) synthase, giving the protein MKATKSQDKTGALKTLGQGGTTKYNYDSPSPEILEVFPNNFPGRPYIVSIEFPEYTSLCPVTGQPDFANIIVEYIPDEVCVESKSFKLYMGSYRNHQSFMETITNNILDDFVSRLSPLWMRVKGIFSPRGGTGLHVFAEYFKEDSTQFVKICDVVHEWKIESGRHRS
- a CDS encoding helix-turn-helix transcriptional regulator gives rise to the protein MNEYIEAKAKVFKALGHPSRLVIVEALCSGELCVCDIVPLVGRDISTVSKHLSLLKEAGVLKDSKRGTSVYYSLMMDCVPGFLNCLSEFLGKRLEKQVRDYASSSLKKL
- a CDS encoding permease; the protein is MEELNIKPCACSSGKKLEEIGRVEKVDKVEKKEPVFFSGKTLWASLVVAVAIWFVLYSQLLPFSKYLSFKLFGLTPGSHLGETVQFFVYDTPKVLMLLGLVVFGIGIIRSYVTVEWTRKMLAGRRESVGNVMAALLGVVTPFCSCSAVPLFIGFVAGGVPLGVTFSFLISAPMVNEVALVLLYGLMGWKIATLYFVTGITIAIVAGWVIGRLGMEKHVESWVKLATADQGGASRTLSIEDRVKFGLDSVKEIVGKVWMYMVLGIAAGAAIHGYVPEGMMVSIMGKSAWWAVPVSVLMGVPMYTNAAGVIPIVDALLGKGAALGTVLAFMMSVIALSFPEMVILRKVLKPKLIAVFVGVVATGILIVGYLFNMII